One genomic window of Solanum stenotomum isolate F172 chromosome 9, ASM1918654v1, whole genome shotgun sequence includes the following:
- the LOC125878036 gene encoding probable sucrose-phosphate synthase, whose product MAGNDWINSYLEAILDVGPGLDDKKSSLLLRERGRFSPTRYFVEEVITGFDETDLHRSWIRAQATRSPQERNTRLENMCWRIWNLARQKKQLEGEQAQWMAKRRQERERGRREAVADMSEDLSEGEKGDIVTDMSSHGESTRGRLPRISSVETMEAWVSQQRGKKLYIVLISLHGLIRGENMELGRDSDTGGQVKYVVELARALGSMPGVYRVDLLTRQVSSPEVDWSYGEPTEMLTPISTDGLMTEMGESSGAYIIRIPFGPREKYIPKEQLWPYIPEFVDGALNHIIQMSKVLGEQIGSGYPVWPVAIHGHYADAGDSAALLSGALNVPMLFTGHSLGRDKLEQLLRQGRLSKDEINSTYKIMRRIEAEELTLDASEIVITSTRQEIDEQWRLYDGFDPILERKLRARIKRNVSCYGRFMPRMAVIPPGMEFHHIVPHEGDMDGETEGSEDGKTPDPPIWAEIMRFFSNPRKPMILALARPDPKKNLTTLVKAFGECRPLRDLANLTLIMGNRDNIDEMSSTNSALLLSILKMIDKYDLYGQVAYPKHHKQSDVPDIYRLAAKTKGVFINPAFIEPFGLTLIEAAAYGLPMVATKNGGPVDIHRVLDNGLLVDPHDQQAIADALLKLVADKQLWAKCRANGLKNIHLFSWPEHCKTYLSRIASCKPRQPRWLRSNDDDDENSETDSPSDSLRDIHDISLNLRFSLDGEKNENKENADNTLDPEVRRSKLENAVLSLSKGALKSTSKSWSSDKADQNPGAGKFPAIRRRRHIFVIAVDCDASSGLSGSVKKIFEAVEKERAEGSIGFILATSFNISEVQSFLLSEGMNPTDFDAYICNSGGDLYYSSFHSEQNPFVVDLYYHSHIEYRWGGEGLRKTLVRWAASIIDKNGENGDHIVVEDEDNSADYCYTFKVCKPGTVPPSKELRKVMRIQALRCHAVYCQNGSRINVIPVLASRSQALRYLYLRWGMDLSKLVVFVGESGDTDYEGLIGGLRKAVIMKGLCTNASSLIHGNRNYPLSDVLPFDSPNVIQADEECSSTGIRSLLEKLAVLKG is encoded by the exons ATGGCGGGAAACGACTGGATTAACAGTTACTTAGAGGCGATACTGGATGTAGGACCAGGGCTAGATGATAAGAAATCATCGTTGTTGTTGAGAGAAAGAGGGAGGTTTAGTCCGACGAGGTACTTTGTTGAGGAAGTTATTACTGGATTCGATGAGACTGATTTGCATCGTTCGTGGATCCGA GCACAAGCTACTCGGAGTCCGCAGGAGAGGAATACTAGGCTCGAGAATATGTGCTGGAGGATTTGGAATTTGGCTCGCCAGAAAAAGCAG CTTGAGGGAGAGCAAGCTCAGTGGATGGCAAAACGCCGTCAAGAACGTGAGAGAGGTCGCAGAGAAGCAGTTGCTGATATGTCAGAGGATCTATCTGAGGGAGAGAAAGGAGATATAGTCACTGACATGTCATCTCATGGTGAAAGTACCAGAGGCCGATTGCCTAGAATCAGTTCTGTTGAGACAATGGAAGCATGGGTCAGTCAGCAGAGAGGAAAGAAGCTTTATATCGTGCTTATAAG TTTACATGGTTTAATTCGGGGTGAGAATATGGAGCTTGGACGGGATTCTGATACTGGTGGTCAG GTGAAGTATGTTGTTGAACTTGCGAGGGCCTTAGGGTCAATGCCAGGTGTATATCGGGTTGACTTGCTTACTAGACAAGTATCTTCACCAGAAGTAGATTGGAGCTATGGTGAGCCGACAGAGATGCTGACGCCAATAAGTACAGACGGCTTGATGACTGAGATGGGGGAGAGTAGTGGTGCTTATATTATTCGCATTCCTTTTGGACCAAGAGAGAAATATATTCCAAAAGAACAGCTATGGCCCTATATTCCCGAATTTGTTGATGGTGCACTTAACCATATTATTCAAATGTCCAAAGTTCTTGGTGAGCAAATTGGTAGTGGCTATCCTGTGTGGCCTGTTGCCATACATGGACATTATGCTGATGCTGGCGACTCAGCTGCTCTCCTGTCGGGTGCTTTAAATGTACCAATGCTTTTCACTGGTCACTCGCTTGGTAGAGATAAGTTGGAGCAACTGTTGCGACAAGGTCGTTTGTCAAAGGATGAAATAAACTCAACCTACAAGATAATGCGGAGAATAGAGGCTGAAGAATTAACTCTTGATGCTTCCGAAATTGTCATCACTAGTACAAGACAGGAGATTGACGAGCAATGGCGTTTGTATGATGGGTTTGATCCAATATTAGAGCGTAAGTTACGTGCAAGGATCAAGCGCAATGTCAGCTGTTATGGCAGGTTTATGCCTCGTATGGCT GTAATTCCTCCTGGGATGGAGTTCCACCATATTGTGCCACATGAAGGTGACATGGATGGTGAAACAGAAGGAAGTGAAGATGGAAAGACCCCGGATCCACCTATTTGGGCAGAG ATTATGCGCTTCTTTTCTAATCCAAGGAAGCCTATGATACTCGCACTTGCTAGGCCTGATCCCAAGAAGAACCTCACTACTTTAGTGAAAGCATTTGGTGAATGTCGTCCATTGAGAGACCTTGCTAATCTT ACTTTGATAATGGGTAATCGAGATAATATCGACGAAATGTCTAGCACCAATTCTGCACTTCTTCTTTCAATCTTGAAGATGATAGATAAGTATGATCTTTATGGTCAAGTAGCTTATCCTAAACACCACAAGCAGTCAGATGTTCCTGATATCTACCGTCTTGCTGCAAAGACTAAG GGTGTTTTTATTAATCCAGCTTTTATTGAGCCTTTTGGACTGACTTTGATTGAG GCAGCAGCTTATGGTCTCCCAATGGTAGCCACAAAAAATGGAGGACCTGTTGATATACATAGG GTTCTTGACAATGGTCTCTTAGTGGATCCCCATGATCAGCAGGCAATTGCTGATGCTCTTTTGAAGTTGGTTGCTGATAAGCAACTGTGGGCTAAATGCAGGGCAAATGGATTAAAAAATATCCACCTTTTCTCATGGCCCGAGCACTGTAAAACTTATCTATCCCGGATAGCTAGCTGCAAACCAAGGCAACCACGCTGGCTGAGATccaatgatgatgatgatgaaaattCAGAAACAGATTCACCTAGTGATTCCTTGAGAGATATTCATGATATATCTCTGAATTTGAGATTTTCATTAGATGgggaaaagaatgaaaataaagaaaatgctGATAATACATTAGACCCCGAAGTTCGAAGGAGCAAGTTAGAGAATGCTGTTTTGTCCTTATCTAAGGGTGCACTGAAGAGCACATCAAAATCTTGGTCGTCAGACAAGGCAGACCAAAACCCTGGTGCTGGTAAATTCCCAGCGATTAGGAGGAGGCGACATATTTTTGTTATTGCAGTGGATTGTGATGCTAGCTCAGGACTCTCTGGAAGTGTGAAAAAGATATTTGAGGCTGTAGAGAAGGAAAGGGCAGAGGGTTCCATTGGATTTATCCTTGCTACATCTTTCAATATATCAGAAGTACAGTCTTTCCTGCTTTCAGAGGGCATGAATCCTACTGATTTTGATGCTTACATATGCAATAGTGGTGGTGATCTTTATTATTCGTCCTTCCATTCTGAGCAAAATCCTTTTGTAGTTGACTTGTACTATCACTCACATATTGAGTATCGTTGGGGGGGTGAAGGGTTGAGAAAGACTTTGGTGCGTTGGGCCGCCTCTATCATTGATAAGAATGGTGAAAATGGAGATCACATTGTTGTTGAGGATGAAGACAATTCAGCTGACTACTGCTATACATTCAAAGTCTGCAAGCCTGGGACG GTTCCTCCATCTAAAGAGCTTAGAAAAGTAATGCGAATTCAGGCACTTCGTTGTCACGCTGTTTATTGTCAAAATGGGAGTAGGATTAATGTGATCCCTGTACTGGCATCTCGGTCCCAAGCACTCAG GTACTTATATCTGCGATGGGGAATGGACTTGTCGAAGTTGGTGGTTTTCGTTGGAGAAAGTGGTGATACCGATTATGAAGGATTGATCGGTGGTCTACGCAAGGCTGTCATAATGAAAGGACTCTGCACTAATGCAAGCAGCTTAATTCACGGTAATAGGAATTACCCGCTATCTGATGTTTTACCATTCGACAGCCCTAATGTCATCCAAGCGGATGAGGAATGTAGCAGCACCGGAATCCGTTCCTTACTGGAGAAACTAGCGGTACTCAAAGGATAA
- the LOC125875993 gene encoding calmodulin-binding receptor-like cytoplasmic kinase 3 translates to MKMAVVVLCLLLLLQFPLIFASRLLGHKEGCGIYRVDYSDDLNRQVFYVNGILADKDLFCKALKFDHAEHCVIQNVGFQYCGLDLLIDELHFKSGRKFIHKVVRQGSNGHNFDDTSQKAKEKHADDISVTPKNLVMAVPAFFILCCGLICPCCRSRKKETDQSALVKDPNSMDSTCSLEMNFVPEKAPGSPLRVPASPLRVPPSPSRFSMSPKLNRIGSIHLNMNQALKATQNFSSSLKIGEGGFGMVYKAQLPDGQTVAIKRAKKEHFDALSNEFRSEVELLAKIEHRNLVRLLGFVDKGNERLIITEYVANGTLREHLDGGRGKILDFNQRLEIAIDIAHGLTYLHLYAEKQIIHRDVKSSNILLTESMRAKVADFGFARLGGSDADKTHVSTQVKGTVGYLDPEYMKTYQLTPKSDVYSFGVLLLEILTGRRPVELRRSPDERVTLRWVFRKYNEGSVLEMLDPQMKESVNGEILVKMFGLAIQCAAPTRKDRPDMKIVGEQLWAIRMDYLRNGRRQ, encoded by the exons atgaaaatggCTGTAGTTGTGCTGTGTTTACTGTTGCTGTTGCAATTCCCGCTAATTTTTGCTTCTCGGCTGCTGGGACATAAAGAAGGTTGTGGAATTTACCGAGTTGACTATTCAGATGATCTAAATCGCCAAGTATTTTATGTAAATGGCATATTAGCAGATAAAGATTTATTCTGCAAAGCCCTCAAATTTGATCATGCAGAGCATTGCGTTATCCAAAATGTTGGGTTTCAATATTGTGGATTGGACTTATTGATTG ATGAGTTGCATTTCAAGtctggaagaaaatttatacaCAAGGTGGTCAGACAAGGATCCAACGGACACAATTTCGATGATACATCACAGAAGGCCAAGGAAAAGCATGCTGATGATATTTCAGTAACCCCGAAAAATTTGGTCATGGCAGTACCAGCATTTTTTATTCTATGCTGTGGCTTAATTTGCCCCTGTTGTCGTTCAAGGAAGAAGGAAACAGACCAATCCGCTCTTGTGAAGGACCCTAATTCAA TGGACTCTACGTGCTCTTTGGAGATGAATTTTGTTCCTGAAAAAGCACCGGGCAGTCCACTACGAGTACCAGCTAGTCCACTTCGAGTGCCGCCTAGTCCCTCTAGATTTAGCATGTCTCCGAAACTCAATAGAATTGGCTCCATTCACCTCAACATGAATCAGGCTCTCAAAGCTACCCAAAATTTCTCTTCATCCCTAAAAATTGGAGAGGGAGGGTTTGGAATGGTCTACAAAGCTCAACTACCAGATGGCCAAACAGTTGCCATTAAACGCGCAAAGAAG GAGCATTTTGATGCTTTGAGCAATGAATTTAGAAGTGAAGTTGAGCTTTTGGCAAAAATTGAGCACCGAAACTTAGTTAGGCTTCTTGGTTTTGTTGATAAGGGAAATGAACGCCTCATCATTACGGAATATGTAGCTAATGGTACACTACGTGAACATCTAGATG GTGGACGTGGAAAAATCTTAGATTTCAATCAGCGACTTGAAATTGCAATTGACATTGCTCATGGTCTAACTTACCTCCATTTATATGCTG AAAAGCAAATTATCCATAGAGATGTGAAGTCATCAAACATTCTCCTGACAGAGAGCATGCGTGCCAAAGTTGCAGATTTTGGATTTGCTAGGCTTGGAGGCTCAGACGCTGATAAAACACACGTTTCAACCCAAGTGAAAGGCACAGTTGGTTACCTTGACCCTGAGTACATGAAAACATATCAACTCACACCAAAAAGTGATGTCTACTCATTTGGGGTATTGTTATTAGAAATCTTAACGGGTCGTCGTCCTGTGGAGCTTAGAAGATCTCCTGATGAGAGGGTGACACTTAGATGG GTGTTTAGGAAGTACAACGAAGGTAGCGTATTGGAGATGTTGGACCCTCAAATGAAGGAATCCGTAAATGGGGAGATACTAGTGAAAATGTTTGGTTTAGCCATTCAGTGTGCAGCACCTACACGAAAAGATCGTCCAGATATGAAGATCGTTGGGGAGCAGCTTTGGGCAATTAGAATGGATTATTTGAGGAACGGAAGGAGACAGTAA